The following are from one region of the Arachis duranensis cultivar V14167 chromosome 10, aradu.V14167.gnm2.J7QH, whole genome shotgun sequence genome:
- the LOC107471243 gene encoding UDP-glycosyltransferase 83A1: MIKTPTVLVIPYPAQGHVNPMMSFSHKLVDHGCNIIFVNSDFNHKRVVRSMDNNNGSSSPIKLVSIPDGLGPEHDRVNLGELSVSILSTMPSKLEKLIEDLQLNEGIKVTCVVADVFMGWALQVAKKVGIKGAYFWPASASVFVLQYNVPKLIADGILDTDGSPTSTTKTFWLSSCIPAMDIKVIWWLNLFDPLVQKRFFKYVVECLRDSDNVTDWWLCNSTYELEPQAFSCVPNLLPVGPLSRTYDDNNKSVAPRSLGQFWEEDLSCMNWLDQQQNNSVVYVAFGSIALFDQKQFTELALGLELTNRPFLWVVRQDPNCENKMSLPDEFKGNRGKIIGWAPQQKVLSHPAIACFVSHCGWNSILEGLTNGVRFLCWPYFADQFFNQRYICDVLKVGLGFDLDENGLISRGEIKAKVDQLLGDENTTPRSHKLMEKLKHNIGERGASSRNLNRFLTWLKH; encoded by the exons ATGATTAAGACTCCAACAGTACTAGTTATTCCATATCCAGCTCAGGGGCATGTAAACCCCATGATGAGCTTTTCACATAAGCTGGTTGATCATGGATGCAATATCATCTTTGTCAACTCAGACTTCAACCATAAGAGAGTCGTCAGATCCATGGACAACAACAATGGATCATCTTCACCAATCAAATTGGTGTCAATCCCAGATGGGTTGGGACCTGAACATGACAGAGTCAATTTAGGAGAGTTATCTGTTTCTATATTGAGCACCATGCCTTCAAAGCTTGAGAAGCTGATAGAAgatcttcaattgaatgagggcATTAAAGTAACTTGCGTTGTTGCTGATGTGTTCATGGGTTGGGCTTTGCAAGTTGCAAAGAAAGTGGGAATCAAAGGAGCTTACTTTTGGCCTGCGTCAGCATCAGTGTTTGTGTTGCAGTATAACGTCCCCAAGCTTATTGCTGATGGCATCCTAGATACTGATg GGTCACCAACATCAACAACAAAGACCTTTTGGTTATCCTCTTGTATTCCAGCAATGGACATCAAAGTCATATGGTGGTTAAATTTGTTTGACCCTTTAGTTCAAAAGAGATTTTTTAAGTATGTGGTGGAGTGCCTCCGAGATTCAGATAATGTAACTGACTGGTGGTTGTGCAATAGTACATATGAACTTGAACCACAAGCATTTTCTTGTGTGCCAAATTTATTGCCAGTAGGCCCATTATCCAGAACctatgatgataataataaaagtgTAGCTCCAAGATCCTTGGGACAATTCTGGGAAGAAGATTTGTCTTGTATGAATTGGCTTGATCAACAACAAAACAATTCTGTTGTGTATGTAGCATTTGGTAGTATTGCTCTTTTCGACCAAAAACAATTTACTGAGCTAGCTCTTGGGCTCGAGCTGACGAACAGACCCTTTCTTTGGGTTGTTCGTCAAGATCCCAATTGCGAGAATAAAATGTCTCTTCCAGACGAATTTAAGGGGAATCGAGGTAAAATAATTGGATGGGCTCCTCAACAGAAGGTTCTAAGCCACCCTGCCATAGCTTGTTTTGTAAGTCATTGTGGTTGGAATTCAATTCTGGAAGGTTTGACTAATGGAGTTCGCTTCTTGTGTTGGCCCTAttttgctgaccaatttttcaatcaaagaTACATTTGTGATGTATTAAAGGTTGGATTGGGATTTGATTTGGATGAAAATGGATTAATCTCACGTGGTGAGATTAAAGCCAAAGTGGATCAACTGCTTGGTGATGAGAACACAACACCAAGGTCTCATAAGCTCATGGAGAAGTTAAAGCATAACATTGGAGAAAGAGGTGCTTCTTCAAGGAACTTAAACAGGTTTCTTACTTGGTTGAAACATTGA